In the genome of Candidatus Pristimantibacillus lignocellulolyticus, the window ATCCAGCGTTACTTCGTCCGGGTCGTTTTGACCGTCAAATTACGGTAGATCGTCCTGACGTTAAAGGTCGCGAAGAAGTATTGAAAGTACATGCGCGTAATAAGCCGCTTACTAGTGAAGTACAGCTAGACATCATTGCTAAGCGTACAACTGGATTCAGCGGTGCTGATCTTGAAAACCTTCTGAATGAAGCTGCATTACTTGCCGCTCGTCGTAACAAGAAGGAAATAAATATGGTTGATATCGATGACGCGATTGATCGTGTTATCGTAGGTACAGAGAAGAAGAGTCGTGTTATTAGTGATCGTGAGAAGCGCATTGTTGCTTACCATGAAGCAGGACATACGATTGCTGGTTACTATTTAGAGCATGCAGATCAGGTTCACAAAGTTACAATCATTCCGCGTGGTCGCGCTGGTGGATATGTCATCATGCTTCCAAAAGAAGATCGTATGCTTGTGACGAAGAATGAATTACTAGATCGTGTATGTGGTCTTTTAGCGGGTCGTGTTGCCGAGGAAATCTTTATTGGTGAAATCGGTACAGGTGCATACAGTGACTTTAAACAAGCTACAGGAATTGTTCGTAGCATGATTATGGAATACGGTATGAGCGATAAGCTAGGTCCAATGCAATTCGGTAGTTCACAACAAGGTTCAGTATTTTTAGGGCGTGACATTGGTCACGAACAAAATTACTCCGATGCAATTGCATATGAGATTGACCAAGAAATGCAAGCGATTATTAACGAGTGTTATAACCGTACTAGAGACCTTCTTAACGAGAAGAGCAAAGAGATGCATATTATTGCAACGACATTGCTTGATGTTGAGACGTTGGAAATCGAGCAAATTAAGTCTTTGCTTGAAACAGGTAACTTACCTGCTCCGTTCTCTGGTGGTGCTTCAACTGAGCCGACTGTGGAATCTAAAGCAACACCAATCATTGATGAGATCGGTGATGTGAAAGTTCGCATTCAACCACGTGAAGATGAGGAGTCTACTACTGATAAGGATCCAATTCAGGATACTCCAGTAGATGACAGTAACAAAAAAGATTAATAAGCGTAAATAGATAAGACTGTTCTCTTCAACTGTAATTTTGCTGAAGAGAACAGTCTTTTGTTATATCCAGTAAGTACTTATAGTGATCCAGAAATCAAACTTACATAACGAAGTGCCCTTCCAGTATTTAAATGTTAAAGAATGATGAACATTTGCTCGTTATTCCATTGACATGGAGGGTTAACAGATGTAAATTAAATCTTGAATCATTTATTATAAATCACTTTTGTAAAATGAATAGGAAGCGACTTGTGAAGTAAGTGCAAGAATTCACAAAGTCGTTATAACATTGTAAATAATAGCAAGGCCAATGTGCATAGAGGAGAGGATCTAGAGTGGAAACATTAGCGCTAGAGCGCAAACAAGAACAGAACCGTCAATTGCGTGAACGTCTTATGGAGCTTAAGAAAGAACGAAATGCCATTATATTAGCACATTACTATCAAAGAGATGAAATTCAAGA includes:
- the ftsH gene encoding ATP-dependent zinc metalloprotease FtsH — translated: MKRFMRNTSYYLIIFLVTIGIYNYISNSGDTSKPLRYDELITAIESGNVAELVLKFEDQSYLVTGKYSQVPADGSSQSFTSRAATSSVPQLEELRQEYGFTLEHEKMKTAGFWSNFLVTLIPFILIFVLFFFLMNQAQGGGGKVMNFGKSRAKLYNEEKKKVTFQDVAGADEEKQELVEVVDFLKDPRKFNLVGARIPKGVLLVGPPGTGKTLLARAVAGEAGVPFFSISGSDFVEMFVGVGASRVRDLFENAKKNAPCIIFIDEIDAVGRQRGAGLGGGHDEREQTLNQMLVEMDGFGANEGIIIIAATNRADILDPALLRPGRFDRQITVDRPDVKGREEVLKVHARNKPLTSEVQLDIIAKRTTGFSGADLENLLNEAALLAARRNKKEINMVDIDDAIDRVIVGTEKKSRVISDREKRIVAYHEAGHTIAGYYLEHADQVHKVTIIPRGRAGGYVIMLPKEDRMLVTKNELLDRVCGLLAGRVAEEIFIGEIGTGAYSDFKQATGIVRSMIMEYGMSDKLGPMQFGSSQQGSVFLGRDIGHEQNYSDAIAYEIDQEMQAIINECYNRTRDLLNEKSKEMHIIATTLLDVETLEIEQIKSLLETGNLPAPFSGGASTEPTVESKATPIIDEIGDVKVRIQPREDEESTTDKDPIQDTPVDDSNKKD